In the Aromatoleum bremense genome, one interval contains:
- a CDS encoding IS256 family transposase, with the protein MAGYDVSVGRDLLPGLLSGQDGLAKLVEAVLNQILEAQVTEALGAERHERTEERAGYRNGTRARTLYTRVGPVTLLVPQTRDGSFSTEIFKRYQRSEQAFVLALMEMVVQGVSTRKVSAITEELCGTSFSKSTVSALCAGLDGRVGAFNERRLEGDYPFVLVDALFIKSREGDRVVSRAALVVSGIRSDGYREILGVKIGDTESFATWDETFRWLKGRGLKGVMFVVSDSHGGLTQAVAKHFQGVTWQRCQVHLMRNILGSCSAKIRADVAAAAKLVFQAADMAEAKRRLAEFVERFEKTAAKAVACIEEGFADAMAVMALPEKYRRRLRTTNMQERLNEEIRRRERVIRIFPNDESALRLIGALLAEQNEVWQERRYLDMDEFAEWVAARAAAGESNNVVALAG; encoded by the coding sequence ATGGCTGGATATGATGTTAGCGTAGGGCGTGATTTGTTGCCAGGGCTGTTGAGCGGTCAGGACGGGCTGGCGAAACTGGTAGAAGCGGTTCTGAACCAGATACTGGAGGCGCAAGTGACAGAAGCGTTGGGAGCGGAGCGGCACGAACGCACGGAAGAGCGCGCCGGCTACCGCAACGGCACGCGAGCACGCACGCTCTACACACGGGTGGGGCCGGTGACGCTGCTGGTGCCGCAGACGCGGGATGGCAGCTTCTCGACAGAGATCTTCAAGCGTTACCAGAGGAGCGAGCAGGCGTTTGTACTGGCGCTGATGGAGATGGTCGTGCAAGGCGTCTCGACGCGGAAAGTATCGGCGATCACCGAGGAGCTGTGCGGCACGAGCTTTTCCAAATCGACGGTCAGCGCGCTCTGCGCCGGACTGGACGGACGTGTCGGTGCCTTCAACGAGCGACGGCTCGAAGGCGATTACCCGTTTGTTCTGGTCGATGCGCTGTTCATCAAGAGCAGGGAAGGCGACCGCGTCGTATCGCGCGCCGCACTGGTCGTGTCGGGCATCAGGAGTGACGGCTACCGCGAAATTCTCGGCGTGAAGATCGGCGACACGGAGAGTTTCGCCACTTGGGATGAGACGTTCCGCTGGCTCAAAGGCCGGGGGTTGAAAGGCGTCATGTTCGTCGTTTCCGACAGCCACGGCGGGCTGACGCAGGCGGTCGCAAAGCATTTTCAGGGGGTGACCTGGCAGCGCTGCCAGGTGCATCTGATGCGCAACATTCTGGGGAGCTGCAGCGCCAAGATCCGGGCCGACGTGGCGGCGGCAGCCAAACTCGTCTTCCAGGCGGCGGACATGGCCGAGGCCAAGCGCCGGCTCGCCGAATTCGTCGAGCGCTTCGAGAAAACGGCGGCAAAGGCCGTGGCGTGCATCGAGGAAGGTTTCGCCGACGCAATGGCGGTCATGGCGCTGCCAGAGAAATACCGGCGGCGGCTGCGCACGACCAACATGCAGGAGCGGCTCAACGAAGAGATTCGCCGTCGCGAGCGGGTGATCCGCATCTTCCCCAACGACGAATCCGCCCTGCGCCTGATCGGCGCCCTGTTGGCCGAGCAGAACGAGGTCTGGCAGGAAAGACGATATCTGGATATGGATGAATTCGCGGAGTGGGTCGCCGCCCGCGCCGCCGCCGGCGAGAGCAACAACGTTGTTGCTCTCGCCGGATAA